One genomic segment of Aliarcobacter cibarius includes these proteins:
- a CDS encoding pyridoxal-phosphate-dependent aminotransferase family protein, giving the protein MLLTPGPTPVPEFARKAMSDITIHHRTKEFEGIFEKTRNLLLEIYNMPEVLMLASSGTGAMEACVTNLTRKKALTVNSGKFGERFGKICKAFNIDHVELKQEWNTPVSVEDVVNTVKNDSNIDAIFIQVCESAGGLRHPVEEIAKEIKKINSEIMIVADGITALGVEKIDTTNIDALITGSQKAFMLPPGLAMIGLSAKAVEKIEEKPAGYYFNLAIELKNQRKNTTAWTAATTLIMGLGAILEKFKEIGFENLYKQTALRAKATQEALKAIGFEIYPKKPANAMTTVYTEQSNEIRKILKNKYNVDIAGGQDHLAGKIFRINHMGLVEDFEASWAVNATELVLDELGIRTFDGTANKVFAETFYKGK; this is encoded by the coding sequence ATGTTATTAACACCAGGCCCAACTCCTGTACCAGAGTTTGCAAGAAAAGCAATGAGCGATATTACAATACACCATAGAACAAAAGAGTTTGAAGGAATTTTTGAAAAAACTAGAAATCTTTTACTTGAAATTTACAATATGCCAGAAGTTTTAATGCTAGCTTCTAGTGGAACAGGAGCTATGGAAGCTTGTGTTACAAATCTTACTAGAAAAAAAGCACTTACTGTTAATTCTGGAAAATTTGGAGAAAGATTTGGAAAAATCTGTAAAGCTTTCAATATTGATCATGTTGAATTAAAACAAGAATGGAATACTCCAGTTAGTGTTGAAGATGTTGTAAATACTGTAAAAAATGATTCAAATATTGATGCTATTTTTATTCAAGTTTGCGAAAGTGCAGGTGGATTAAGACACCCTGTTGAAGAGATAGCAAAGGAAATTAAAAAAATTAATTCAGAAATTATGATTGTTGCAGATGGAATAACTGCATTAGGTGTAGAAAAAATTGATACTACAAATATTGATGCACTTATTACTGGAAGTCAAAAAGCATTTATGCTACCTCCAGGTCTTGCGATGATTGGTTTATCTGCAAAAGCTGTAGAAAAAATTGAAGAAAAACCAGCTGGTTACTATTTTAATTTAGCAATTGAATTAAAAAATCAAAGAAAAAATACAACTGCTTGGACGGCTGCTACTACTTTAATCATGGGACTAGGAGCTATTTTAGAGAAATTTAAAGAGATAGGTTTTGAAAATCTATACAAGCAAACAGCATTAAGAGCAAAAGCTACTCAAGAAGCATTAAAAGCAATAGGATTTGAGATTTATCCAAAAAAACCTGCAAATGCTATGACTACTGTTTATACAGAGCAATCAAATGAAATTAGAAAAATATTAAAAAATAAATATAACGTTGATATAGCTGGTGGACAAGATCATTTAGCAGGAAAAATTTTTAGAATAAATCACATGGGATTAGTTGAAGATTTTGAAGCTTCATGGGCTGTTAATGCAACAGAACTTGTACTAGATGAGTTAGGAATTAGAACTTTTGATGGTACAGCAAATAAAGTATTTGCAGAAACTTTCTATAAAGGAAAATAG
- a CDS encoding YceI family protein, whose protein sequence is MNLIKLSFSTLALSTLLFASNYKIDSTTSKAEFSIKYLKNEEIKGNFKTVKGDFNFDEKKYILNSLNGEVEVDSLTTSKNDLATYILSEKIFNEKKYPKIKFVATKIEQDRIFGDLTIRNVTKNVELDLENSGEFFGKIYLKISGKIKRSYFDLTWDELLETGSSSVDNDIFIEIDIEAKKEEKLNFTKVIEKSKK, encoded by the coding sequence ATGAATTTAATAAAACTATCTTTTTCAACACTAGCTCTTTCGACACTTTTGTTTGCTAGTAATTACAAAATAGACTCTACTACTTCAAAAGCAGAATTTTCAATAAAGTACTTAAAAAATGAAGAAATAAAAGGTAATTTCAAAACTGTAAAAGGAGATTTTAATTTTGATGAAAAGAAATATATTCTAAATTCTTTAAATGGTGAAGTTGAAGTTGATTCTCTTACTACATCAAAAAATGATTTGGCTACTTATATTCTTTCTGAAAAAATATTTAATGAAAAAAAATACCCAAAAATCAAATTTGTTGCAACAAAAATTGAACAAGATAGAATTTTTGGAGATTTAACAATAAGAAATGTTACAAAAAATGTTGAACTTGATTTAGAAAATAGTGGTGAATTTTTCGGAAAGATTTATTTAAAAATAAGTGGAAAAATAAAAAGAAGTTACTTTGATTTAACTTGGGATGAACTTTTAGAAACAGGAAGTAGCTCTGTTGATAATGATATTTTCATTGAAATTGATATTGAAGCAAAAAAAGAAGAAAAACTTAATTTTACAAAAGTTATCGAAAAATCTAAAAAATAG
- a CDS encoding MarR family winged helix-turn-helix transcriptional regulator, which yields MNTNNKSKSPKIKSYGPKIDKSMKTVVRIDRVFHLVNNLTENYLSKNNLTFNQFKVLEVLYHLGDLTTGSITKLTSSTPGNTTVVIKNLKRDNLITSIKDPKDSRASILSITENGKNIIEKVFPDHAKNLYDFMDVLNDEEMNTLYDLLNKIYNKNKKEKQ from the coding sequence ATGAATACAAACAATAAATCTAAATCACCAAAAATAAAATCTTATGGTCCCAAAATAGATAAATCAATGAAAACAGTTGTTAGAATTGATAGGGTTTTTCATTTAGTAAACAATCTAACTGAAAACTATTTATCAAAAAACAACCTGACATTTAATCAATTTAAAGTATTAGAAGTTTTATATCATCTTGGTGATTTAACAACTGGTTCAATTACAAAATTAACTTCAAGTACTCCAGGTAACACAACTGTTGTTATAAAAAACCTAAAAAGAGATAATCTAATAACATCTATAAAAGATCCAAAGGATAGTAGAGCTTCTATTTTATCTATTACAGAAAATGGTAAAAATATAATAGAAAAAGTATTTCCTGATCATGCAAAAAATCTTTATGATTTTATGGATGTTCTGAATGATGAAGAAATGAATACTTTATATGATTTATTAAACAAAATTTACAACAAAAACAAAAAGGAAAAACAATGA
- a CDS encoding YceI family protein has protein sequence MKKVSLGILSLFASSTLFAGTYTVDTAHSNAGFTVKHMMVTNVTGKIKDISGTFEYDEKKNTLVKVEGELVVASIDTANEKRDEHLKSEEIFAAEKFPKITFKSTKVEKDNVYGDLTIKGVTKNVKLELENGGVSGEKTGFALSGKIKRSDFGITWNKVLETGGVAVSDEVKLNIDIQGNLAK, from the coding sequence ATGAAAAAAGTTAGTTTAGGAATATTAAGTTTATTTGCAAGTTCAACACTATTTGCTGGAACATACACAGTTGATACAGCTCACTCAAATGCAGGATTTACTGTTAAACATATGATGGTTACAAATGTTACTGGAAAAATTAAAGATATTAGTGGAACATTTGAATATGATGAGAAGAAAAATACATTAGTAAAAGTTGAAGGTGAATTAGTTGTAGCTTCTATTGATACAGCAAATGAAAAAAGAGATGAGCACTTAAAATCAGAAGAAATTTTTGCAGCTGAGAAATTTCCAAAAATTACATTTAAATCAACAAAAGTTGAAAAAGATAATGTATATGGAGATTTAACAATAAAAGGTGTAACAAAAAATGTTAAATTAGAACTTGAAAATGGTGGAGTATCTGGAGAGAAAACTGGATTTGCATTAAGTGGGAAAATTAAAAGAAGTGACTTTGGAATTACATGGAATAAAGTACTTGAAACTGGCGGAGTTGCAGTAAGTGATGAAGTAAAATTAAATATAGATATTCAAGGAAATTTAGCTAAGTAA
- a CDS encoding CDGSH iron-sulfur domain-containing protein: MAIKLEAGKKYYYCTCGKSSDEVFCNGAHKGTSFTPKEFTVSETKEYSLCDCKKTSNIPFCDGSHSK; this comes from the coding sequence ATGGCAATAAAATTAGAAGCAGGTAAAAAATATTACTACTGTACATGTGGTAAAAGTAGTGATGAAGTTTTTTGTAATGGTGCGCACAAAGGTACTTCATTTACTCCAAAAGAGTTCACTGTAAGTGAAACAAAAGAGTATAGTTTATGTGATTGTAAAAAAACATCAAATATACCATTTTGTGATGGTTCACACTCAAAATAA